The window TGACGAGGAGACTGACGAGTCCGCCAGCGAGTGGATCGAGGATCGGGAATCCGCCTGCCATCCCCACGACGCCGACGACTGCCGCGGCAGTCGTGTACAGGTCGTTTTTACTGTCAGCGACGAGCGCGGACAGGCCGGGCGACTGCACGGTGCGATTGACGCGTTTCGTATACCAGTAACAGAAATATCGGTCAACGAAGGCGAACCCGAGCGCCACAACGAGGTAGATGCTGTAATCTGATTCCGGTGTCGAGAGAATCGATTGCCATGCGTCGGAAAGCAGTTTCAAACCGAGGAGAACGAGCGTCCCTCCGACGAAGAGGGCGGTGAGGGGTTCGACTCGCTCGTGACCGTGTGGGTGGTTCTTGTCCGGGCCTTCGAACGAGAGGCGACCCCAAACCAATACCACCGCACTGGCCAACAAATCGGCGACGGAGTGGGCGGCGTCGGCGACGAGCGCGAGGCTTCCGAACGCCAGTCCGAG of the Haladaptatus caseinilyticus genome contains:
- a CDS encoding cation diffusion facilitator family transporter, whose protein sequence is MGDHRTEFLKASWVNVITNVLKIVVEGGLGLAFGSLALVADAAHSVADLLASAVVLVWGRLSFEGPDKNHPHGHERVEPLTALFVGGTLVLLGLKLLSDAWQSILSTPESDYSIYLVVALGFAFVDRYFCYWYTKRVNRTVQSPGLSALVADSKNDLYTTAAAVVGVVGMAGGFPILDPLAGGLVSLLVIHQGIEVSRENVDYLIDSAAPEHIREELKDTIRSHGDVHGVHDFTAYYAGTVYEVEFHAEVSANHTFIEAHDIETDLRDALMAREEVGDVHIHLDPGGLGEWKEADEKRVSSSVN